The nucleotide window CAAGTCGGGGAGACGACCTACCAGACCGTGGGCGGCTTCATCTTTGACTATGAGGCGCAGATCCCCGCAGAGGTCGAGCCCGAGGTCGGCGGCGCGGAACTGGAGTCCGCGCTCCTGGCAGAGGGTGAATGGGTCGATGTCAGCATGGGCGAGCTGGCGGTGCCGCGTACTCCCGAGGAGCTCATGGAGACGCTCAGGGACCACGTGGAGGAGACGCTCGACGGGGACTCGCTTGCCGACTCGGGGCTCGAACCCGCTGTCGAGACCGAGGGCGAGCAGGACGTCTGGGTCTACTCCAACGAACAGATCGAGCTCACGGTCCTCGCCAATGCGGAGTCGCCGCTGCTCATGGGGCTCACCCTGCAGGGAGAGGCGCCGCTGGAGGTGAGCTTCGATCAATGGAATGAGGCGGAGCTTCCCACCGCTCCCGAGGAGAGTACTGTCATCACCGACCAGCTGCTCCAGGAGATCCTCAGCGGGTTCGTCGCGAGCGCGGACCAGGGCTGAACCGACGCCCCCTCGGTTCAGGCCCTCGTCAGACTCGAGACCTTTCTCCAACACGCCCTGTGCAGGCCGTGCGAGTTCGCGCAGAATCCGGCTCAGGCGGGCCCGCTCGCTTCACTCGGCGCCGCCCGTCCAGGCAGACTGAGCGGAGGTCATCCCCGCAGACCGCGTACCGCAGAGGTGCTGCGGGGCTGGGGGTGACACCTCGCGGAAAGACCGCGCAGCATCGCTGATGCGAACCACGGAGGTAAACATCATGGCTACCACCGAGACCAGCAAGCTTCGCACGATCGCCGGCGTGATCGGCGTCGGTTCACTCGCGCTCTTCGGCGCCACTGCCTGCGACGACTCGGGCACTGAGACCGAGGACCCCGTTGAGAACGGCGAGATGGAAGAAGAGGGCGGGGACATGACCGAAGAGTCCCCCATGGAGGAAGAGCCTATGGACGAGGAGTCCATGACGGAGGAATCTCCCATGGAGGAAGAATCGATGGACGAGGACTCCATGGATGAAGAGTCGATGGATGAAGACTCCATGGACGAGGAAGAAGACATGTGATCACGCTCTGCTGAGATCTGATCCCCTGCGGCGGGCCCCGGCCCCCGCGGGGGATCTTTCATGCGACCGAGCGTGTGGCGGCGTGCCGCTCAGCTGTGCTCGGCGCCTGCCGCGGTGAGCTCTTGGGCACCCTCGGAGCAGCTCTTGCAGACGCCGCGGAAGACGACGTCGGCGATCTGGATCTGCATCCCCAGGCTTGCGGGGGCCTGCAGGCAGGGCGCCTCGCCGTGGACGCATTCCACGTCCTCGATCCGTCCGCAGAGGGTGCAGATCGCGTGATGATGATTGTCATGGGTCCGGGTCTCGTAGCAGGCGGGGGATCCAGGGGGATCGAACCGGCGCAGCAGCTCCCGTGCGGTGAGATCATGCAGCACGGTGTAGACGGACTGCACGGTGATCTCTGGCAGGTGTGCACGCACCGCGGCGTGGATCGCCTCCGCGGGGCGGTGCGGATCCGCTGCCACGGCCTCCAGGACGGCAAGCCGCTGGCGGGTGACGCGGAGTCCGCGTTCGCGCAGTCGAGCCGACCAGTCGGGGGAAGTCATGGGCTCCAGTGTGCCGCACATATGAGTCATTCACAATAAAATGGGGCAGGTGTCACGTGGCGTGCGCCAGCGGGCCGCTAGACTGGCTCACGCTGCCCCGTTTTCATCCGCAAGGAGAGCTTTCGTCCATGAGCACACCGGATATCAACAACGCCCCCCTGTCCGAGGTCGATCCCGAGATCGCCCAGGCGATCTCCGACGAGCTCGGACGTCAGCGCGACACCCTCGAGATGATCGCGAGCGAGAACTTCGTGCCCCGCGCCGTGCTTGAGGCGCAGGGGTCAGTGCTGACGAACAAATACGCGGAAGGGTATCCGGGCCGGCGCTACTACGGCGGCTGCGAGTTCGTCGACATCGCCGAGAACCTGGCCATCGACCGAGCCAAGGCGCTCTTCGGAGCCGAGCACGCCAACGTGCAGCCGCACGCCGGCGCGCAGGCCAACGTGGCGGTCATGACGGCCTTCCTGAAGCCGGGCGACAAGCTCATGGGTCTCTCGCTGGCGCACGGCGGGCACCTCACCCACGGCATGAAGCTGAACTTCTCCGGCAAGTTCTACGAGATCGCCGCCTATGAGGTCGACGCCGAGACCGGCGTCATCGACATGGACAAGGTCCGCGAGCAGGCCATCGCCGAACAGCCCGACATGATCGTCGCCGGCTGGTCCGCCTATCCCCGCCAGCTGGACTTCGCTCGCTTCCGGGAGATCGCCGATGAGGTCGGCGCGATCCTCTGGGTCGACATGGCGCACTTCGCAGGGCTTGTCGCCGCGGGCCTGCACCCGAACCCGGTGCCCTATGCCGACGTCGTCACCACCACGGTGCACAAGACTCTGGCCGGGCCCCGCTCCGGCATCATCCTGACCAAGGAAGAGCACAAGAAGAAGATCAACTCGGCGGTCTTCCCCGGTCAGCAGGGCGGTCCGCTGATGCACGCCATCGCGGCCAAGGCCATCGCCTTCAAGATCGCCGGCACCGAAGAGTTCGCAGAGCGGCAGAGGCGCACCATCGAGGGCGCCCAGATCCTCGCGAAGCGGCTCGTGGCGCCGGATGTGACCGAGCACGGCGTCTCGGTGCTCACCGGTGGCACCGACGTCCACCTGGTGCTGGTGGATCTGCGCAACTCCGAGCTGGACGGCAAGCAGGCCGAGGACCGACTCCACGAGGTCGGCATCACGGTCAACCGCAACGCCGTGCCCAATGACCCCCGTCCTCCGATGACCACCTCGGGGCTGCGCATCGGCACCCCGGCGCTGGCCACCCGCGGCTTCGGCGAGGTCGAGTTCCGCGAGGTCGCCGACATCATCGCCGAGACGCTCAAGCCCGACGCGGACCTGCACGGGCTGAAGTCCCGCGTGGGAACCCTGACCAAGGACTTCCCGCTCTACGAGGGCCTCGAGGAGTGGTGAACCCCGGTATGACGGAGAACCTGAAC belongs to Nesterenkonia halotolerans and includes:
- a CDS encoding Fur family transcriptional regulator, with product MTSPDWSARLRERGLRVTRQRLAVLEAVAADPHRPAEAIHAAVRAHLPEITVQSVYTVLHDLTARELLRRFDPPGSPACYETRTHDNHHHAICTLCGRIEDVECVHGEAPCLQAPASLGMQIQIADVVFRGVCKSCSEGAQELTAAGAEHS
- the glyA gene encoding serine hydroxymethyltransferase, coding for MSTPDINNAPLSEVDPEIAQAISDELGRQRDTLEMIASENFVPRAVLEAQGSVLTNKYAEGYPGRRYYGGCEFVDIAENLAIDRAKALFGAEHANVQPHAGAQANVAVMTAFLKPGDKLMGLSLAHGGHLTHGMKLNFSGKFYEIAAYEVDAETGVIDMDKVREQAIAEQPDMIVAGWSAYPRQLDFARFREIADEVGAILWVDMAHFAGLVAAGLHPNPVPYADVVTTTVHKTLAGPRSGIILTKEEHKKKINSAVFPGQQGGPLMHAIAAKAIAFKIAGTEEFAERQRRTIEGAQILAKRLVAPDVTEHGVSVLTGGTDVHLVLVDLRNSELDGKQAEDRLHEVGITVNRNAVPNDPRPPMTTSGLRIGTPALATRGFGEVEFREVADIIAETLKPDADLHGLKSRVGTLTKDFPLYEGLEEW